From the Macaca nemestrina isolate mMacNem1 chromosome 7, mMacNem.hap1, whole genome shotgun sequence genome, one window contains:
- the LOC105467588 gene encoding psychosine receptor isoform X1, with protein MNSTCIEEQHDLDHYLFPIVYIFVIIVSIPANIGSLCVSFLQAKKESELGIYLFSLSLSDLLYALTLPLWIDYTWNKDNWTFSPALCKGSAFLMYMNFYSSTAFLTCIAIDRYLAVVYPLKFFFLRTRKFALMVSLSIWTLETIFNAVMLWEDETVVEYCDDKKSNFTLCYDRYPLEKWQINLNLFRTCTGYAVPLVTILICNRKVYQAVRHNKATENKEKKRIIKLLVSITVTFVLCFTPFHVMLLIRCILEHDVYFKDHSKSGKQTYTMYRITVALTSLNCVADPILYCFVTETGRYDMWNILKFCTERCNTSQRQRKRILSVSTKDTMELEVLE; from the coding sequence atgaacagcacATGTATTGAAGAACAGCATGACCTGGATCACTATTTGTTTCCCATTGTTTACATCTTTGTGATTATAGTCAGCATTCCGGCCAATATTggatctctgtgtgtgtctttcctgcAAGCAAAGAAGGAAAGTGAACTAGGAATTTACCTCTTCAGTTTGTCCCTATCAGATTTGCTCTATGCATTAACTCTCCCTTTATGGATTGATTACACTTGGAATAAGGACAACTGGACTTTCTCTCCTGCCTTGTGCAAAGGGAGTGCTTTTCTCATGTACATGAATTTTTACAGCAGCACAGCATTCCTCACCTGCATTGCCATTGATAGGTATTTGGCTGTTGTCTACCCTTTGAAGTTTTTTTTCCTAAGGACAAGAAAATTTGCACTCATGGTCAGCCTGTCCATCTGGACACTGGAAACCATCTTCAATGCTGTCATGTTGTGGGAAGATGAAACAGTTGTTGAATATTGCGATGacaaaaaatctaattttacttTATGCTATGACAGATACCCTTTAGAGAAATGGCAAATCAACCTCAACTTGTTCAGGACGTGTACAGGCTATGCAGTACCCTTGGTCACCATCCTGATCTGCAACCGGAAAGTCTACCAAGCTGTGCGGCACAATAAAGCCACGGAAAACAAGGAGAAGAAGAGAATCATAAAACTACTGGTCAGCATCACAGTTACTTTTGTCTTATGCTTTACTCCCTTTCATGTGATGTTGCTGATTCGCTGCATTTTAGAGCATGATGTGTACTTCAAAGACCACAGCAAGTCTGGGAAGCAAACTTACACAATGTATAGAATCACGGTTGCATTAACAAGTTTAAATTGTGTTGCTGATCCAATTCTGTACTGTTTTGTAACCGAAACAGGAAGATATGATATGTGGAATATATTAAAATTCTGCACTGAGAGGTGTAATACatcacaaagacaaagaaaacgcATACTTTCTGTGTCTACAAAAGATACTATGGAATTAGAGGTCCTTGAGTAG